Proteins from a genomic interval of Qipengyuania sp. JC766:
- a CDS encoding L,D-transpeptidase family protein, whose amino-acid sequence MRRGGRLSWLLPLALAAGCSPVPREAVAPQAADAPLTQTADFLLVDKSDRTLTLFREGRALRTYRDIAFGDAPQGHKQFEGDERTPEGRYTIDTRNPNSAYHLSLRISYPDARDRAFAQSVGRSPGGDIFIHGQPNGSPLDRISGDWTDGCIAVTNAEIEEMWSAVPDGTPIEIRP is encoded by the coding sequence ATGCGGCGGGGCGGGCGCCTTTCCTGGCTTCTGCCGCTCGCGCTGGCCGCGGGATGCAGCCCCGTCCCGCGCGAGGCGGTGGCCCCGCAGGCGGCCGACGCGCCGCTCACGCAGACGGCGGACTTCCTGCTGGTCGACAAGTCGGACCGGACGCTGACCCTGTTCCGTGAAGGCCGGGCGCTGCGCACCTATCGCGATATCGCCTTCGGCGATGCGCCGCAGGGCCACAAGCAATTCGAAGGGGACGAGCGCACGCCCGAAGGCCGCTACACCATCGATACGCGCAACCCGAACAGCGCCTACCACCTGTCGCTGCGCATCTCCTATCCCGATGCGCGCGACCGGGCCTTCGCGCAATCGGTCGGCCGCAGCCCGGGTGGCGACATCTTCATCCACGGCCAGCCCAACGGATCGCCGCTGGACCGCATTTCGGGCGACTGGACCGACGGCTGCATCGCGGTGACCAATGCCGAGATCGAGGAAATGTGGTCCGCCGTGCCCGACGGGACGCCGATAGAAATTCGCCCCTGA
- a CDS encoding bifunctional precorrin-2 dehydrogenase/sirohydrochlorin ferrochelatase, producing the protein MAGIGSLPLFHRIAGTRVVLVAEGDMGDAKRRLIERAGGIPCGEAEAHYAKLAFVALDDAKDAEKAALRLKRMGLLVNVADRPELCDFTTPSILDREPVLVAVSTSGASAGLAKQLRLRLETLLPQSLGRLATRLNEERERLRARWPDGQERRGALDAALTSGGPLDPMQDGADERFDDWLSDTDHASAPEVRTIELASADPDDLTIRQARWLGTADTIVHDPDVPAAILARARADAARIPASDPRDPMPGLTVILRGPDQAAKTAASLSAK; encoded by the coding sequence ATGGCTGGCATAGGCAGCCTGCCCCTGTTCCACCGGATTGCGGGCACCCGCGTGGTGCTGGTGGCCGAAGGGGACATGGGCGATGCGAAGCGGCGCCTGATCGAACGGGCGGGCGGCATCCCCTGCGGCGAAGCCGAAGCGCATTACGCGAAGCTGGCCTTCGTCGCGCTGGACGATGCGAAGGACGCCGAAAAGGCGGCGCTGCGGCTGAAGCGGATGGGCCTGCTGGTCAACGTCGCCGACCGTCCGGAACTGTGCGACTTCACCACGCCCAGCATCCTCGACCGCGAGCCGGTGCTGGTGGCGGTCAGCACGTCCGGCGCTTCGGCGGGCCTCGCCAAGCAGCTGCGGCTGCGCCTGGAAACATTGCTGCCGCAATCGCTCGGCCGGCTGGCGACGCGGCTGAACGAGGAGCGCGAGCGCCTCCGTGCCCGCTGGCCCGACGGGCAGGAGCGTCGCGGTGCGCTCGACGCGGCGCTTACCTCCGGCGGACCGCTCGATCCGATGCAGGACGGGGCGGACGAGCGGTTCGATGACTGGCTTTCGGACACGGACCATGCCTCCGCGCCCGAGGTCCGGACGATAGAACTCGCCAGCGCCGACCCGGACGATCTGACCATCCGGCAGGCGCGGTGGCTGGGCACGGCGGACACGATCGTGCACGACCCGGACGTGCCCGCCGCCATCCTCGCGCGCGCGCGGGCCGATGCGGCGCGCATCCCGGCATCGGATCCGCGCGACCCGATGCCGGGCCTGACGGTTATCCTGCGGGGCCCGGATCAGGCGGCGAAGACGGCCGCCTCCTTGTCCGCGAAGTAG
- a CDS encoding adenylosuccinate synthase encodes MANVTVIGAQWGDEGKGKIVDWLADRADAVVRFQGGHNAGHTLVIDGTTYKLSLLPSGIVSGTLSIIGNGVVLDPWALRDEVEKLEGQGVAINDDNLALADNCALILPLHRDLDGLRENAAGKGKIGTTGRGIGPAYEDKVGRRALRVCDLEHLDQIDAQLDRLCAHHDALRAGFDQEPVDREELKAQLAEIAPFVLRFAQPVWKRLKKVRKAGAKILFEGAQGVLLDIDHGTYPFVTSSNTVSGTAAAGSGLGPNSTGYVLGIVKAYTTRVGSGPFPTELDDEIGQRLGERGHEFGTVTGRQRRVGWFDAVIVRQTCAISGVTGIALTKIDVLDGLDKVKICTGYRLNNNVYDYLPSHAQSQAAVQPIYEEMDGWQESTAGARSFADLPANAIKYIQRVQELIETPVALVSTSPERDDTILMRDPFED; translated from the coding sequence TTGGCCAACGTGACCGTGATCGGCGCCCAGTGGGGCGATGAAGGCAAGGGCAAGATCGTCGACTGGCTGGCCGACCGCGCCGATGCCGTCGTGCGGTTCCAGGGCGGCCACAATGCCGGCCACACTCTCGTCATCGACGGGACCACCTACAAGCTCAGCCTGCTGCCGAGCGGGATCGTGTCGGGCACGCTCAGCATCATCGGCAACGGCGTGGTGCTGGACCCCTGGGCGCTGCGGGACGAGGTCGAGAAGCTGGAAGGGCAGGGCGTCGCCATCAATGACGACAACCTGGCACTGGCCGACAATTGCGCGCTGATCCTGCCGCTCCACCGCGACCTCGACGGCCTGCGCGAGAATGCGGCGGGCAAGGGCAAGATCGGCACGACCGGGCGCGGCATCGGCCCGGCTTACGAGGACAAGGTGGGCCGCCGCGCGCTGCGCGTGTGCGACCTGGAACACCTGGACCAGATCGACGCGCAACTCGACCGCCTGTGCGCGCACCACGATGCGCTTCGCGCCGGGTTCGACCAGGAGCCGGTGGACCGCGAGGAACTGAAGGCCCAGCTGGCCGAGATCGCGCCCTTCGTGCTGCGCTTCGCGCAGCCGGTCTGGAAGCGCCTGAAGAAGGTGCGCAAGGCGGGGGCCAAGATTCTGTTCGAAGGCGCGCAGGGCGTGCTGCTGGACATCGACCACGGCACCTATCCCTTCGTCACAAGCTCCAACACGGTCAGCGGCACCGCCGCCGCGGGCAGCGGCCTCGGCCCCAATTCGACCGGTTACGTGCTCGGCATCGTCAAGGCCTACACCACCCGCGTGGGCAGCGGCCCGTTCCCGACCGAGCTCGATGACGAGATCGGCCAGCGGCTGGGCGAGCGGGGCCATGAATTCGGCACGGTGACCGGGCGGCAGCGGCGCGTGGGCTGGTTCGACGCGGTGATCGTGCGCCAGACCTGCGCGATCAGCGGCGTGACCGGCATCGCGCTGACCAAGATCGACGTGCTCGACGGGCTCGACAAGGTGAAGATCTGCACCGGGTACCGGCTCAACAACAACGTCTACGACTACCTGCCAAGCCACGCGCAGAGCCAGGCGGCGGTCCAGCCGATCTACGAGGAGATGGACGGCTGGCAGGAAAGCACCGCCGGCGCGCGCAGCTTCGCCGACCTTCCGGCCAATGCCATCAAGTATATCCAGCGCGTGCAGGAACTGATCGAGACGCCGGTGGCACTGGTCAGCACCAGCCCGGAACGCGACGACACGATCCTGATGCGCGACCCGTTCGAGGACTGA
- the lysA gene encoding diaminopimelate decarboxylase codes for MDHFALKDGVLHAENVALPRIAQEVGTPVYVYSRGALVAQARAFRDALSELDDPLIAFAVKANPNLAVLNVLQREGYGADVVSGGEMRRALTAGIAPDKIVFSGVGKTRAELELGLDERIGQFNIESREEGHELAALAAARGIRVDACLRVNPDVDAKTHEKISTGKAENKFGVPLLRAREVFAELAALDGMNLRGVAIHIGSQLSDLEPLETAFAKIDTLVADLRASGFAITHVDLGGGLGVSYRKDEVVPTPAEYGRMVARMTKGWDVRLTFEPGRLIAGNAGVLLTRVVRVKRGGNGPPFVIVDAAMNDLARPALYGAWHDFDAVEPSGERMTANIVGPICETGDTFATDRDCDALESGDLAVFRTAGAYGASMASSYNSRGFVAEVLVDGDRYAVVADRIDAAAIMDAERVPEWLA; via the coding sequence TTGGACCATTTCGCACTGAAGGACGGCGTCCTGCACGCCGAAAACGTCGCCCTGCCCCGCATCGCGCAGGAGGTGGGCACGCCGGTCTACGTCTATTCGCGCGGCGCACTGGTCGCACAGGCGCGCGCGTTTCGTGACGCCCTGTCCGAACTCGACGATCCGCTGATCGCGTTCGCGGTCAAGGCCAACCCGAACCTTGCCGTACTGAACGTGCTGCAGCGCGAGGGATACGGGGCGGACGTGGTGTCCGGCGGCGAGATGCGCCGCGCGCTGACCGCCGGGATCGCGCCCGACAAGATCGTGTTTTCCGGGGTCGGCAAGACCCGGGCGGAACTGGAACTGGGGCTGGACGAGCGGATCGGGCAGTTCAACATCGAGTCGCGCGAGGAAGGCCACGAGCTCGCGGCGCTCGCGGCGGCGCGCGGGATCCGGGTCGATGCCTGCCTGCGCGTCAATCCGGATGTCGATGCGAAGACCCACGAGAAGATCTCGACCGGGAAGGCGGAGAACAAGTTCGGCGTGCCGCTGTTGCGCGCACGCGAAGTGTTCGCCGAACTGGCCGCGCTCGACGGAATGAACCTGCGCGGCGTGGCGATCCACATCGGCAGCCAGCTGAGCGACCTGGAGCCGCTGGAAACCGCCTTCGCCAAGATCGACACGCTTGTCGCGGACCTGCGCGCATCGGGCTTTGCGATCACCCATGTCGACCTGGGTGGCGGCCTCGGCGTGTCCTACCGCAAGGACGAGGTAGTCCCGACGCCGGCCGAATACGGCCGCATGGTCGCACGAATGACGAAGGGCTGGGACGTGCGCCTGACCTTCGAGCCCGGCCGCCTGATCGCCGGCAATGCGGGTGTCCTCCTGACCCGCGTCGTGCGCGTGAAGCGAGGCGGCAACGGACCGCCTTTCGTCATCGTCGACGCGGCGATGAACGACCTCGCGCGCCCGGCCCTCTACGGCGCCTGGCACGATTTCGACGCCGTCGAACCGAGCGGGGAGCGGATGACGGCGAACATCGTCGGCCCGATTTGCGAGACGGGCGACACCTTCGCCACCGACCGCGATTGCGACGCGCTGGAAAGCGGTGACCTGGCCGTGTTCCGGACCGCCGGCGCCTACGGGGCGAGCATGGCGAGCAGCTACAATTCGCGCGGCTTCGTGGCCGAGGTGCTGGTCGACGGGGACAGGTACGCGGTCGTGGCGGACCGGATCGATGCCGCCGCGATCATGGACGCGGAGCGCGTGCCGGAATGGCTGGCATAG
- a CDS encoding aldo/keto reductase → MTDQPTLTLNDDRQIPQLGFGTWNIDPSEAAQAVSTALEAGYWLVDTAAIYKNEEGVGKGIGDWSDIFLQTKIWNESQGYDRTLKAADKCLDRLGREHVDMLLIHWPQPERGLFVDTWKALIELRDQGKAKSIGVSNFREEDLKRIVDETGVVPALNQIELHPSFQQRDMRKVHEEMGIVTQSWSPLGQGDTMNADAIKSLAEETGQSAAAIVIRWHIQHGLSVLPRSTNPDHIRDNFTALDFELTDEQMAKIDELDSADGRIGPEPGKFND, encoded by the coding sequence ATGACCGACCAACCCACCCTCACCCTCAACGACGACCGCCAGATCCCGCAGCTGGGATTCGGCACGTGGAACATCGACCCGTCCGAGGCGGCGCAGGCCGTCTCCACCGCGCTGGAAGCGGGATACTGGCTGGTCGATACCGCCGCGATCTACAAGAACGAGGAAGGCGTCGGCAAAGGCATCGGCGACTGGTCCGACATCTTCCTGCAGACCAAGATCTGGAACGAGAGCCAGGGATACGACCGCACGCTGAAGGCGGCGGACAAGTGCCTCGACCGGCTGGGCCGCGAACACGTGGACATGCTGCTGATCCACTGGCCGCAACCCGAGCGCGGCCTGTTCGTGGACACCTGGAAGGCGCTGATCGAACTGCGCGACCAGGGCAAGGCGAAGTCCATCGGCGTGTCCAACTTCCGCGAAGAAGACCTGAAGCGCATCGTGGACGAGACGGGCGTGGTCCCCGCGCTCAACCAGATCGAGCTGCACCCCAGCTTCCAGCAGCGCGACATGCGCAAGGTGCACGAGGAAATGGGCATCGTGACGCAGAGCTGGTCCCCGCTGGGACAGGGCGACACGATGAACGCCGATGCGATCAAGTCGCTGGCCGAGGAAACCGGCCAGTCGGCAGCCGCCATCGTCATCCGCTGGCACATCCAGCACGGCCTGTCGGTCCTGCCGCGTTCGACCAACCCGGATCACATCCGCGACAATTTCACCGCGCTCGATTTCGAACTGACGGATGAGCAGATGGCGAAGATTGACGAACTGGATTCGGCCGACGGCCGGATCGGCCCGGAACCGGGCAAGTTCAACGACTGA
- a CDS encoding ATP phosphoribosyltransferase regulatory subunit encodes MTQDDLLPEGLSDRLPEEARILTLAMREALHVMDMHGYDRVRPPLVEFERSMTERMEGVSAQDLFRFTDPASLRTLALRGDMTVQVGRIAATSLRDAPRPLRLCYAGEVMRIAGDQLDPVRQRLQIGAELIGSDSVDAACEIALVAIEALERAGASDISIDLTLPDLVDVLSENVFPLADDQRAAVRRELDTKDAGGLRDAGGEAYLPLLYAAGPFDEAIEQLAAIDAGGALSSRIAGLRTVASRIGNRARITLDPSERHGFEYQSWFGFTLYAKGAREALGRGGTYRIRGSFELATGFSLYANRLLPVLPEAETRKLVFCPPGHDTKAAARLRSEGWRTVGATSDRDDAATLGCSYRLDGEAAVLI; translated from the coding sequence ATGACCCAAGACGATCTCCTGCCCGAGGGCCTGTCCGACCGCCTGCCCGAAGAGGCCCGCATCCTCACCCTCGCCATGCGCGAGGCGCTGCACGTGATGGACATGCACGGTTACGACCGCGTCCGTCCGCCGCTGGTGGAATTTGAACGGTCCATGACCGAACGCATGGAAGGAGTCAGCGCGCAGGACCTGTTCCGCTTCACCGATCCCGCCAGCCTGCGCACGCTCGCGCTGCGCGGGGACATGACCGTGCAGGTTGGCCGCATCGCCGCGACCAGCCTGCGCGACGCGCCGCGCCCCTTGCGCCTGTGCTACGCGGGCGAGGTCATGCGGATCGCGGGCGACCAGCTGGACCCGGTGCGCCAGCGCCTCCAGATCGGCGCCGAACTGATCGGCAGCGACAGCGTGGACGCCGCCTGCGAGATCGCGCTGGTCGCGATCGAGGCGCTGGAGCGCGCCGGTGCCAGCGACATTTCCATCGACCTCACCCTGCCCGACCTGGTGGACGTGCTGTCCGAAAACGTCTTCCCGCTCGCCGATGACCAGCGTGCGGCGGTGCGGCGCGAACTGGACACCAAGGACGCCGGCGGCCTGCGCGATGCGGGCGGCGAGGCCTACCTGCCGCTGCTCTATGCCGCCGGCCCGTTCGATGAAGCGATCGAGCAGCTCGCGGCGATCGACGCGGGCGGGGCGCTCTCCAGCCGTATCGCGGGCCTGCGCACCGTGGCGAGCCGTATCGGCAACCGGGCGCGCATCACGCTGGACCCGAGCGAGCGGCACGGTTTCGAATACCAGAGCTGGTTCGGCTTCACGCTTTACGCCAAGGGCGCGCGCGAGGCGCTGGGCCGCGGCGGCACCTACCGAATCCGCGGGTCCTTCGAACTGGCGACCGGCTTCTCGCTCTACGCCAACCGGCTGCTGCCGGTGCTGCCGGAGGCGGAAACACGCAAGCTCGTCTTCTGCCCGCCGGGCCACGATACGAAAGCCGCCGCAAGGCTGCGCTCCGAAGGATGGCGCACCGTCGGCGCCACCTCGGACCGCGACGATGCGGCGACGCTGGGCTGTTCCTACCGGCTGGACGGCGAAGCGGCGGTCCTCATCTGA
- a CDS encoding MarR family transcriptional regulator codes for MQAQYDYSVNETVADAANDAAGLPLFVSVFADRPALRDQMRDDALAAGLRVGQVGGLDLLLEGEARALGDIVLVDCPADDARSLAALERADMRAGRCDARLLVSTTLDALDAVFGCLSLSAAPVLVDPGRGDRVVALGRALSRVPDARLREFGEEDRISLLRLTEQVGQLARQLELANAQGLAADGGAFRFRSPDPAFKPAGEDRAYIRQPRPPLPDAALVRKVIAKRRSRAALFDDALFADPAWDMLLDLTAARAEHTRVSVTSLCIAAHVPPTTALRWITQMVEDGILVREADEMDKRRTFIALSDDAAEAMARYFADKEAAVFAA; via the coding sequence ATGCAGGCCCAGTACGATTATTCCGTGAACGAAACGGTTGCGGACGCCGCCAACGATGCCGCCGGCCTGCCGCTGTTCGTTTCGGTCTTCGCCGACCGGCCGGCCTTGCGCGACCAGATGCGCGACGATGCGCTGGCGGCGGGATTGCGCGTCGGGCAGGTCGGCGGGCTGGACCTGCTGCTGGAAGGGGAAGCACGCGCGCTGGGCGATATCGTGCTGGTCGATTGCCCAGCGGACGATGCGCGCAGCCTGGCCGCGCTGGAACGGGCGGACATGCGCGCGGGCCGGTGCGATGCGCGGCTGCTGGTTTCGACTACGCTGGACGCGCTCGACGCGGTCTTCGGCTGCCTGTCGCTCAGCGCGGCGCCCGTGCTGGTCGATCCTGGCCGGGGGGACCGGGTCGTCGCGCTTGGCCGGGCCCTGTCCCGCGTACCCGACGCGCGCCTGCGCGAGTTCGGGGAGGAGGACCGGATCAGCCTGCTGCGCCTGACGGAGCAGGTGGGGCAGCTCGCCCGCCAGCTCGAACTGGCGAATGCGCAGGGGCTTGCGGCCGATGGCGGGGCGTTCCGGTTCCGCTCGCCCGACCCGGCTTTCAAGCCTGCCGGGGAAGATCGCGCCTACATCCGCCAGCCGCGCCCGCCGCTGCCGGACGCGGCGCTGGTGCGCAAGGTCATTGCCAAGCGACGCTCGCGCGCGGCGCTGTTCGACGATGCGCTGTTCGCAGATCCTGCGTGGGACATGCTGCTCGACCTGACGGCCGCCCGGGCCGAACACACCAGGGTGTCCGTTACGTCCCTGTGCATCGCCGCCCACGTGCCGCCGACCACCGCGCTGCGCTGGATCACGCAGATGGTGGAGGACGGCATACTGGTGCGCGAAGCGGACGAGATGGACAAACGTCGCACCTTCATCGCCTTGAGCGACGATGCCGCGGAGGCGATGGCGCGCTACTTCGCGGACAAGGAGGCGGCCGTCTTCGCCGCCTGA